In a single window of the Halobaculum lipolyticum genome:
- a CDS encoding TrmB family transcriptional regulator, which translates to MADLRDLGLSEYESRAYRALLDVGPATAKELSEASGVPMGRVYDVLNSLERHRLARSQAASRPKKYLAVEPDAALDRLLEERKRELDEQAEQYEAVVAELSTELEAGDPPEEQFWTAALGPEETADLLLERLAAADDRVVMIAAAPASGLDIGDLGEAIAEELEAALERGVEVSLLLAEELPAKLPESVGERYFERMADHPNFEVRTAGGLRGTFTLVDDAEVCMEVASPVDPGESFAMIDLKDPEFAGDVRRTFRERWNDASRLSL; encoded by the coding sequence ATGGCAGATCTTCGCGACCTCGGTCTCTCCGAGTACGAGTCCCGGGCGTATCGTGCGCTCCTCGACGTGGGACCGGCAACGGCGAAGGAGTTGTCCGAGGCCAGCGGCGTGCCGATGGGGCGCGTGTACGACGTGCTCAACAGCCTCGAACGGCACCGGCTCGCGCGGAGTCAGGCCGCCAGTCGCCCGAAGAAGTACCTCGCGGTCGAGCCGGACGCCGCGCTGGACCGGCTCCTCGAGGAGCGCAAGCGGGAACTGGACGAACAGGCCGAGCAGTACGAGGCCGTCGTCGCGGAGCTGTCGACGGAGTTGGAGGCGGGCGACCCGCCGGAAGAGCAGTTCTGGACGGCCGCGCTCGGTCCCGAGGAGACCGCGGACCTGCTGTTGGAACGCCTCGCGGCCGCGGACGACCGGGTGGTCATGATCGCCGCGGCGCCGGCGTCGGGGCTGGACATCGGGGATCTGGGCGAAGCGATCGCCGAGGAGTTGGAGGCGGCGCTGGAACGCGGCGTCGAGGTGTCGCTGCTGCTGGCCGAGGAGTTGCCGGCCAAACTCCCCGAGAGCGTCGGGGAGCGCTACTTCGAGCGGATGGCCGACCACCCGAACTTCGAGGTGCGGACGGCCGGCGGGCTTCGGGGGACGTTCACGCTCGTCGACGACGCCGAGGTGTGTATGGAGGTGGCGAGTCCGGTCGATCCCGGCGAGTCGTTCGCGATGATCGACCTGAAGGACCCCGAGTTCGCCGGCGACGTGCGGCGGACGTTCCGCGAGCGGTGGAACGACGCGTCCCGGTTGTCGCTGTAG
- the mptA gene encoding GTP cyclohydrolase MptA, producing the protein MSHQLPDVQASRPDVSVGLSQVGVTGVEKLVKIDRGADRPWVFMADFSVFVDLPGERKGIDMSRNMEVIDEVLEAATREEAYRIEDVCGDAADRLLEKHDYTTTAEIEMTAELATREDTPASGRETQSTFTVVASAVADEEGTREEIGAEVTGMTVCPCSQGMSESRARDKLDELGVDDETAEAFLDAVPQPGHSQRGHATLTFTAEGAPEVDLLDVIETARDSMSARIYNYAKRPDEDHMTYEAHADAKFVEDCVRTMAEDVVAAYDHLDDDVVVHMKQSNDESIHQHNAHAEREITMGTLRDELDR; encoded by the coding sequence ATGAGTCACCAGTTGCCGGACGTGCAGGCCAGCCGGCCGGACGTCTCTGTCGGACTCAGCCAGGTCGGCGTCACCGGCGTCGAGAAGCTCGTGAAGATCGACCGGGGGGCGGACCGACCGTGGGTGTTCATGGCCGACTTCTCGGTGTTCGTCGACCTGCCCGGCGAGCGCAAGGGGATCGACATGAGCCGCAACATGGAGGTCATCGACGAGGTGCTGGAGGCGGCGACGCGCGAGGAGGCGTACCGCATCGAGGACGTCTGCGGCGACGCCGCCGACCGACTGCTGGAGAAACACGACTACACGACGACCGCGGAGATCGAGATGACCGCCGAGTTGGCGACCCGGGAGGACACGCCCGCCTCGGGCCGTGAGACGCAGTCCACCTTCACCGTCGTCGCCAGCGCAGTCGCCGACGAGGAGGGCACTCGCGAGGAGATCGGCGCCGAGGTCACCGGGATGACCGTCTGCCCGTGTTCGCAGGGGATGTCCGAGTCCCGTGCCCGCGACAAACTCGACGAACTCGGCGTCGACGACGAGACGGCCGAGGCGTTCCTCGACGCCGTTCCCCAGCCGGGCCACTCCCAGCGCGGCCACGCGACGCTCACGTTCACGGCCGAAGGCGCCCCGGAGGTCGACCTGCTCGACGTGATCGAGACCGCTCGCGACTCCATGAGCGCCCGCATCTACAACTACGCGAAGCGGCCCGACGAGGACCACATGACGTACGAGGCCCACGCCGACGCGAAGTTCGTCGAGGACTGCGTGCGCACGATGGCCGAGGACGTGGTCGCGGCGTACGACCACCTCGACGACGACGTGGTCGTCCACATGAAGCAGTCGAACGACGAGTCCATCCACCAGCACAACGCCCACGCCGAGCGGGAGATCACGATGGGCACCCTCCGCGACGAGTTGGACCGGTAG
- a CDS encoding DUF7124 domain-containing protein — protein sequence MDEAGSSDMTLAFELDALKSLADPNAVFNDARGWTEYVGVVSEKPTYVVTNFTRKHRVRQDFFSGPRGVRESLENVKRQFDTDRHVFVGIDDEDRAVAEECGWEFLPLEQAAEAAGWTTTDPEEETDHFADDARDDWP from the coding sequence ATGGACGAGGCCGGTTCGAGCGACATGACGCTCGCGTTCGAGTTGGACGCGCTCAAGTCGTTGGCGGACCCCAACGCGGTGTTCAACGACGCTCGCGGGTGGACCGAGTACGTCGGCGTCGTCTCCGAGAAGCCGACGTACGTCGTCACGAACTTCACCCGGAAACACCGCGTCCGTCAGGACTTCTTCTCCGGGCCGCGCGGGGTGCGCGAGTCGCTGGAGAACGTGAAACGCCAGTTCGACACCGACCGTCACGTGTTCGTCGGGATCGACGACGAGGACCGCGCGGTCGCCGAGGAGTGCGGCTGGGAGTTCCTCCCGCTGGAGCAGGCCGCCGAGGCCGCCGGGTGGACGACGACCGACCCCGAGGAGGAGACCGACCACTTCGCCGACGACGCGCGCGACGACTGGCCGTAG
- a CDS encoding NAD(P)/FAD-dependent oxidoreductase has product MSESFVIIGDGIAGSSAAETLREEAPDADITVITDEGEALYNRILIKEFAKGKLPEAPISIHDDGWYDERDIDLELNTLVVDIRTDDHEVETHTGDVLEYDKLLLAVGGTPQQLPVEGSDAEGVHHFWTFQDARRIRESAEAAEDAVIVGAGLLGIDLAAICGAQGVEGKYLMRGNSWWRYALDEEGAEIMHEAMRERGVEPVFDSGVDHFETDDDGRVTAAVDPNGDRFEADFAGVAIGLNLNTELVEGTPIETDDGIVVDEFMQTSDPDVFAAGDITRFHDVILGEQAQNGAWGSAKEQGTIAAKNMLDHGSEEFRWVSSYSITHFDFPFLSFGHPTLGDDEVMEKFGDDEWRRLALKDGKIVGGVLIGNLAPQSAYKQLMREQVDVSGQEDLLMTDGFSVDDLETEGATAE; this is encoded by the coding sequence ATGAGCGAGTCGTTCGTCATCATCGGCGACGGGATCGCCGGCAGTTCTGCCGCCGAGACCCTCCGAGAGGAGGCGCCCGACGCCGACATCACCGTGATCACGGACGAGGGCGAAGCCCTCTACAATCGTATCCTCATCAAGGAGTTCGCCAAGGGGAAGCTCCCCGAGGCGCCCATCTCCATCCACGACGACGGGTGGTACGATGAGCGGGACATCGACCTCGAACTGAACACGCTCGTCGTCGACATCCGGACCGACGACCACGAGGTGGAGACACACACCGGCGACGTGCTGGAGTACGACAAACTCCTGCTCGCGGTCGGCGGCACGCCCCAACAGCTCCCCGTCGAGGGGAGCGACGCCGAGGGCGTCCACCACTTCTGGACGTTCCAGGACGCCCGGCGGATCCGCGAGTCCGCCGAGGCCGCCGAGGACGCCGTCATCGTCGGCGCGGGGCTGCTCGGCATCGACCTGGCGGCCATCTGCGGCGCGCAGGGCGTCGAGGGCAAGTACCTGATGCGGGGCAACTCCTGGTGGCGGTACGCGCTGGACGAGGAGGGCGCCGAGATCATGCACGAGGCGATGCGCGAGCGCGGCGTCGAACCGGTGTTCGATTCCGGCGTCGACCACTTCGAGACGGACGACGACGGCCGCGTCACCGCGGCGGTCGACCCCAACGGCGACCGCTTCGAGGCCGACTTCGCGGGCGTCGCCATCGGCCTGAACCTCAACACCGAACTCGTCGAGGGAACCCCGATCGAGACGGACGACGGCATCGTCGTCGACGAGTTCATGCAGACGAGCGACCCGGACGTGTTCGCCGCCGGCGACATCACGCGCTTCCACGACGTGATCCTCGGCGAGCAGGCACAGAACGGCGCGTGGGGGAGCGCCAAAGAGCAGGGCACGATCGCGGCCAAGAACATGCTCGACCACGGCAGCGAGGAGTTCCGCTGGGTGTCCTCGTACTCGATCACCCACTTCGACTTCCCGTTCCTCTCCTTCGGCCACCCGACGCTGGGCGACGACGAGGTCATGGAGAAGTTCGGCGACGACGAGTGGCGCCGCCTCGCGCTGAAGGACGGCAAGATCGTCGGCGGCGTCCTCATCGGCAACCTCGCCCCGCAGTCGGCGTACAAACAGCTCATGCGCGAGCAGGTCGACGTGAGCGGGCAGGAGGACCTCCTCATGACCGACGGCTTCTCCGTCGACGACTTGGAGACCGAGGGCGCGACCGCCGAGTAA
- a CDS encoding DUF6149 family protein, which produces MKLRQNVRHWAAKRALTTPVVGGYVNDKLVGMHTDIFLGKTESENRAPRREHLDDFFDATMDTYVAALEAGFPEAEAREITHVQANFDFFNHGWAEMMEIPSDELETHYRRYQEFFERYGITIDDPLGEFRPADGVAEAPTTPERMAEGEFENAVAGFADDAYVEDADGDLHVGGGEEPEDVDVSLAPGADEADLDDEAKAD; this is translated from the coding sequence ATGAAGCTCCGGCAGAACGTCCGTCACTGGGCGGCCAAGCGCGCGCTCACCACGCCCGTCGTCGGCGGCTACGTCAACGACAAGCTCGTCGGGATGCACACCGACATCTTCCTCGGGAAGACCGAGTCGGAGAACCGCGCGCCGCGCCGCGAGCACCTCGACGACTTCTTCGACGCGACGATGGACACGTACGTCGCGGCGCTGGAGGCCGGCTTCCCGGAGGCGGAAGCCCGCGAGATCACCCACGTGCAGGCCAACTTCGACTTCTTCAACCACGGCTGGGCGGAGATGATGGAGATCCCTAGCGACGAACTGGAGACGCACTACCGCCGCTATCAGGAGTTCTTCGAGCGCTACGGCATCACCATCGACGACCCGCTCGGCGAGTTCCGCCCGGCCGACGGGGTCGCCGAGGCGCCGACGACGCCCGAGCGCATGGCCGAGGGGGAGTTCGAGAACGCCGTCGCGGGGTTCGCCGACGACGCGTACGTTGAGGACGCCGACGGCGACCTGCACGTCGGCGGCGGCGAGGAGCCAGAGGACGTCGACGTGTCGCTGGCGCCCGGCGCCGACGAGGCGGACCTCGACGACGAAGCGAAGGCGGACTGA
- a CDS encoding cupin domain-containing protein, translating to MDHEPHDPAGDTEAVPGVHLAQLATGDEMSVQHFTIEPGAEVPSHDHHHEQAGYITAGTLTFVLADGEEVVCETGDSYVLAGEEVHGAENRGEEVVEGIDVFSPPRPNPDWQE from the coding sequence ATGGACCACGAACCACACGACCCCGCGGGCGACACCGAGGCCGTCCCCGGCGTCCACCTCGCACAGCTCGCGACCGGCGACGAGATGAGCGTCCAGCACTTCACGATCGAGCCGGGTGCGGAGGTGCCGTCCCACGACCACCACCACGAGCAGGCGGGGTACATCACGGCGGGAACGCTGACGTTCGTCCTGGCCGACGGCGAGGAGGTCGTCTGCGAGACCGGCGACTCCTACGTACTCGCGGGCGAGGAGGTCCACGGCGCCGAGAACCGCGGCGAGGAGGTGGTCGAGGGTATCGACGTCTTCAGCCCGCCGCGGCCGAACCCCGACTGGCAGGAGTAG
- a CDS encoding DUF5817 domain-containing protein, with amino-acid sequence MYAVVGCRSCGTYWLLTDPRDQESATCPRCSTRHPTKRLKRFYESEDRAAAAQARAKLLADEQGDAEAFERAGTVAELERAVEASDGAVDDREYLERSGLDPDEVAAAGESESGGSRSRDEIVRDALRAGNRTEGAVVEYATDHGVPADAARDLLDRLTRRGEVSESRGEYRLL; translated from the coding sequence ATGTACGCCGTCGTCGGCTGCCGCTCCTGTGGCACGTACTGGCTCCTCACGGACCCCCGCGATCAGGAGTCGGCCACCTGTCCCCGCTGTTCGACGCGCCACCCCACCAAGCGGCTCAAGCGGTTCTACGAGTCCGAGGACCGCGCCGCCGCCGCACAGGCGCGGGCGAAGCTGCTCGCAGACGAGCAGGGCGACGCCGAGGCGTTCGAGCGCGCCGGTACCGTCGCGGAGTTGGAGCGGGCGGTCGAAGCGTCCGACGGCGCCGTCGACGACCGCGAGTACCTCGAACGCTCGGGGCTGGACCCCGACGAGGTGGCGGCCGCGGGCGAGTCGGAGTCGGGAGGGTCGCGGTCGCGCGACGAGATAGTCCGCGACGCGCTCCGGGCGGGCAACCGGACCGAGGGCGCGGTCGTCGAGTACGCGACCGACCACGGCGTCCCGGCCGACGCCGCACGCGACCTGCTCGACCGGTTGACGAGGCGCGGGGAGGTGTCGGAGTCGCGGGGAGAGTATCGACTCCTGTAA
- the hmgA gene encoding hydroxymethylglutaryl-CoA reductase (NADPH) has protein sequence MSDTDAAATLAERVRDGDLRLYELEEHADADTAAAARRLLVEEHSGADLSTSGDYAFDAAVADSAIENMVGAIQIPLGVVGPVSIDGGAVSGEHYLPMATTEGALLASVNRGCAALNTAGGAGARVLKNRMTRAPAFRVGDVAEAEALSSWVRDNVDALRDAAESTTSHGELKEATPYVVGNTVFVRFAYDTKDAMGMNMATIATEEACDVIEAETTAELVALSGNLCTDKKPAAVNAVEGRGRTVAADVTIPRETVRETLKTTPEAVAEVNTRKNLVGSAKAGSLGFNAHVANMVAAMFLATGQDAAQVVEGANAITTAEVDDDGDLYVSVTVASLEVGTVGGGTKLPTQSEALDVLGVRGGGDPAGSNADALAECVAVAALAGELSLLSALASRNLSSAHADLGR, from the coding sequence ATGAGCGACACCGACGCCGCCGCGACGCTCGCCGAGCGCGTGCGCGACGGCGACCTCCGCCTGTACGAGTTGGAGGAGCACGCGGACGCCGACACCGCGGCCGCCGCGCGCCGCCTGCTCGTCGAGGAGCACTCCGGCGCGGACCTGTCGACGAGCGGCGACTACGCGTTCGACGCCGCCGTCGCCGACTCCGCCATCGAGAACATGGTGGGCGCGATCCAGATCCCGCTGGGCGTCGTCGGTCCCGTCTCGATCGACGGCGGCGCCGTCTCCGGCGAGCACTACCTCCCGATGGCGACGACCGAGGGCGCGCTGCTGGCCTCCGTCAACCGCGGGTGCGCGGCGCTCAACACCGCCGGCGGCGCCGGCGCGCGCGTCCTCAAGAACCGGATGACGCGTGCGCCCGCCTTCCGCGTCGGCGACGTCGCCGAGGCCGAAGCCCTGTCGTCGTGGGTCCGCGACAACGTCGACGCGCTGCGGGACGCCGCCGAGTCGACGACGAGCCACGGCGAGTTGAAGGAGGCGACGCCGTACGTCGTCGGCAACACCGTGTTCGTCCGCTTCGCCTACGACACGAAGGACGCGATGGGGATGAACATGGCCACCATCGCGACCGAGGAAGCCTGCGACGTCATCGAGGCGGAGACGACGGCGGAGTTGGTCGCCCTGTCGGGCAACCTCTGTACCGACAAGAAGCCCGCCGCCGTCAACGCCGTCGAGGGTCGCGGGCGTACCGTCGCCGCCGACGTGACCATCCCCCGCGAGACGGTCCGGGAGACGCTGAAGACGACCCCCGAGGCGGTCGCGGAGGTGAACACCCGGAAGAACCTCGTCGGCTCGGCGAAGGCCGGCAGTCTCGGCTTCAACGCCCACGTCGCCAACATGGTCGCGGCGATGTTCCTCGCGACCGGGCAGGACGCCGCCCAAGTCGTCGAGGGGGCGAACGCCATCACGACCGCCGAGGTCGACGACGACGGCGACCTGTACGTCTCGGTCACCGTCGCCTCGCTGGAGGTCGGGACGGTCGGCGGCGGGACGAAACTCCCCACCCAGTCGGAGGCGCTGGACGTGCTCGGCGTCCGCGGCGGGGGCGACCCCGCCGGCAGCAACGCCGACGCGCTCGCCGAGTGCGTCGCGGTCGCGGCGCTGGCGGGCGAACTCTCGCTGTTGTCGGCGCTCGCCTCGCGGAACCTCTCGTCGGCCCACGCCGACCTCGGACGCTAA
- a CDS encoding PQQ-binding-like beta-propeller repeat protein — MVPDHPSRRTALALLAGTAATGCLGTSRPAAQPDEETPQATTPGVPDGARAGEGSWPMLGGDAEHSGYAPSVSGRAPGAPLRVDAEGPMTSPTVVDGTAYLVRGVPTDDGPHATVEAYALDSGERTVRVPLAVDGDPVGFRFSAPNSNLRPVYYRGLLYVVVGHRVAVVDPAAGRRAWTTDAVEDLSFNEPPTVTDAGVFAGGPFGFAAYDHDGALRWRLPPASADDDDPTSRRFGSPRVAAVRDGRAYLSWGAQLRAVDVADGSTVWSHDPDGPTASTVVAGSDVLVRTSLDGVEAVTTEGDRAWRADWPGGAVVRPAVADGVAYVAGLTGHVVAYDLADGEHLWSRTVDPGGFAQGTTATVSETAVHLLRVDPGERTVRVLALDRADGEVDWELTRTATRARGVVPASGRYVFTAETTPEAQRQSSTAGAGQDTSATLWAFPADGGDD; from the coding sequence ATGGTCCCCGACCACCCCTCCAGACGCACAGCGCTCGCGCTCCTCGCCGGGACGGCCGCGACCGGCTGTCTCGGCACGTCCCGCCCCGCCGCCCAGCCCGACGAGGAGACGCCGCAAGCGACGACCCCCGGCGTCCCAGACGGCGCCCGGGCCGGCGAGGGCTCGTGGCCGATGCTCGGCGGCGATGCCGAACACAGCGGCTACGCCCCGTCCGTGAGCGGCCGCGCGCCGGGAGCGCCCCTCCGTGTCGACGCCGAGGGACCGATGACCTCCCCGACGGTCGTCGACGGGACGGCGTACCTCGTCCGCGGCGTCCCGACGGACGACGGCCCCCACGCCACCGTCGAGGCGTACGCGCTCGACTCCGGCGAGCGGACCGTGCGTGTGCCGCTCGCCGTCGACGGCGACCCGGTCGGGTTCCGCTTCAGCGCGCCGAACTCGAACCTCCGTCCCGTGTACTACCGCGGCCTGCTGTACGTCGTCGTCGGCCATCGCGTCGCGGTCGTCGACCCGGCCGCCGGCCGAAGGGCGTGGACGACGGACGCCGTCGAGGACTTGTCGTTCAACGAGCCGCCGACGGTGACCGACGCGGGCGTGTTCGCGGGCGGCCCGTTCGGGTTCGCCGCCTACGACCACGACGGCGCGCTCCGGTGGCGGCTGCCGCCGGCCTCGGCCGACGACGACGATCCGACGTCCCGCCGGTTCGGCAGCCCGCGGGTCGCGGCGGTCCGCGACGGGCGCGCGTACCTCTCGTGGGGGGCGCAGCTCAGGGCGGTCGACGTCGCCGACGGGAGCACCGTCTGGAGCCACGACCCCGACGGGCCGACCGCCTCGACCGTCGTCGCGGGGAGCGACGTGCTCGTGCGCACGAGCCTCGACGGCGTCGAGGCGGTGACGACCGAGGGAGACCGCGCGTGGCGCGCCGACTGGCCCGGCGGCGCGGTCGTCAGGCCGGCGGTCGCCGACGGCGTCGCGTACGTCGCGGGTCTCACCGGCCACGTCGTCGCGTACGACCTCGCGGACGGCGAGCACCTGTGGTCGCGCACCGTCGACCCCGGCGGGTTCGCACAGGGGACGACCGCGACCGTCAGCGAGACGGCGGTCCACCTGCTCCGAGTCGACCCCGGCGAGCGCACGGTACGGGTCCTCGCGCTCGACCGCGCCGACGGCGAGGTCGACTGGGAACTGACGCGGACGGCGACCAGAGCGCGGGGCGTCGTGCCGGCGTCGGGGCGGTACGTGTTCACCGCCGAGACGACGCCGGAGGCACAGCGGCAGTCGTCCACGGCCGGCGCCGGGCAGGACACTTCGGCGACGCTGTGGGCGTTCCCGGCGGACGGAGGCGACGACTGA
- a CDS encoding amidohydrolase, translated as MTDPADLVVVNAEVHTLAEPDETYEAFAVRDGRIVRLGTTYDVEFLAGADTETVDADGRVAIPGLIDAHTHLLNAGRTLVHADLSAADSPAEAVDLLRERAAEVDTDAGEWVLGFGYDESAWAESRYLTREDLHEVSETAPVVAFREDMHVASVNDPVFDRLGDEMPDDDVRTEAGEPTGVVVEEAVDPVYETIEPDADEAEELIRAAQATANERGVTMVHDMVRRSKAPEVYRALDLADELTLRVRINYWADHLDSLIDAGLRTNHGSDMVATGAVKSYTDGTFGGRTAKLHEPYADDADETGTWVLDPEGIRDLVARADEHGFQVTLHAIGDAAIDAVLDAYEDTAAPGESRHRVEHSELASDDAIERMADLGVVASMQPNFHKWGFEDGLYDARLGDRRTDANRLPAYREAGAPLAFGSDCMPLDPLLGVHYAVNAPSEGQSLGVTDALRAYTSGGAYAGFDEDRLGTLERGTRADFVLLDDSPWATPDAVRDVDVALTAVDGDVVYDDR; from the coding sequence ATGACCGATCCCGCGGACCTCGTCGTCGTGAACGCCGAGGTACACACGCTCGCCGAGCCGGACGAGACGTACGAGGCGTTCGCGGTCCGCGACGGCCGCATCGTCCGGCTCGGCACCACCTACGACGTGGAGTTCCTCGCCGGCGCCGACACGGAGACCGTCGACGCCGACGGCCGCGTCGCGATCCCCGGGCTGATCGACGCCCACACTCACCTCCTCAACGCCGGCCGGACGCTCGTCCACGCGGACCTCTCGGCGGCCGACTCCCCCGCCGAAGCCGTCGACCTGCTCCGCGAACGCGCCGCCGAGGTCGACACCGACGCCGGCGAGTGGGTGCTCGGCTTCGGCTACGACGAGTCCGCGTGGGCGGAGTCGCGCTACCTCACGCGCGAGGACCTCCACGAGGTGAGTGAGACCGCGCCCGTCGTCGCGTTCCGCGAGGACATGCACGTCGCGAGCGTCAACGACCCCGTCTTCGACCGCCTCGGCGACGAGATGCCCGACGACGACGTTCGTACCGAGGCCGGCGAACCCACCGGCGTCGTCGTCGAGGAAGCCGTCGACCCGGTGTACGAGACCATCGAACCCGACGCCGACGAGGCCGAGGAGCTGATCCGTGCCGCGCAGGCGACCGCCAACGAGCGCGGCGTCACGATGGTCCACGACATGGTGCGGCGGTCGAAGGCGCCGGAGGTGTACCGCGCGCTCGACCTCGCCGACGAACTCACGCTCCGAGTCCGGATCAACTACTGGGCGGACCACCTCGACTCGCTGATCGACGCCGGCCTCCGCACGAACCACGGGAGCGACATGGTCGCGACGGGCGCGGTGAAGTCGTACACCGACGGCACCTTCGGGGGACGGACGGCGAAGCTCCACGAGCCGTACGCCGACGACGCCGACGAGACGGGAACGTGGGTGCTGGACCCCGAGGGGATCCGCGACCTCGTCGCGCGCGCCGACGAGCACGGCTTCCAAGTGACGCTGCACGCCATCGGCGACGCGGCGATCGACGCCGTCCTCGACGCCTACGAGGACACCGCGGCGCCGGGCGAGTCGCGCCACCGCGTCGAACACAGCGAACTCGCGAGCGACGACGCCATCGAGCGCATGGCCGACCTCGGCGTCGTCGCCTCGATGCAGCCGAACTTCCACAAGTGGGGGTTCGAGGACGGCCTGTACGACGCCCGCCTCGGCGACCGCCGCACCGACGCGAACCGCCTCCCGGCGTACCGCGAAGCCGGCGCGCCGCTGGCGTTCGGGAGCGACTGTATGCCGCTGGACCCCTTGCTCGGCGTCCACTACGCGGTGAACGCGCCCAGCGAGGGCCAGTCGCTCGGCGTCACCGACGCGCTCCGGGCGTACACGAGCGGCGGCGCCTACGCGGGCTTCGACGAGGACCGACTCGGGACGCTCGAACGCGGGACGCGCGCGGACTTCGTCCTCCTCGACGACTCGCCGTGGGCGACGCCGGACGCCGTCCGCGACGTCGACGTGGCGCTGACGGCCGTCGACGGCGACGTCGTGTACGACGACCGCTGA